A region of the Thioploca ingrica genome:
ATTATCAGCGGATAAAGTTGAAAATATAAATTTCGGCGCGATTTCATCCATGTTGCTGAGTTCTTGAACAGCTTGAATTCATTTTTTTAGGCGGTGCTGTTTAGGTCCTTTTCCGCTAAAATTCTTTCCACCGTTTCTACAATCGCTTGAGTTTGAGAATCTATTTCAATATTGACCCAATCACCTACTTGTTTATAGCCAAAAGTGGTTCGTTTCAAAGTTTCCGGTATGAAGTAAACCCTAAAGGTCGCATTTTGTTTGTCAACCTCAACCAGGGTTAGACTGACCCCATTCAAAGCGACAAAACCTTTGGTAAAAATATATTTCGTGAGAGGGTGAGGAATTTTAAAAGTCACCACCTGATTATTGGGTATAGAAGTATCTATCGAAGTGATTTCTGCCATACCATGCACATGACCAGAAAGCAAGTGACCACCGACTTCATCACCGATCTTAAAGGAGCGTTCTACATTAACAAACTGCCCCGTTTTTAATAAACCGATAGTGGTTCGTTGTAAGGTTTCTTGCATCGCATCAAAAGACACTTGGTTATGCTCGACTTTAAGCGTGGTAAAACAGACGCCATCAACCGCAACACTCGCACCAGTTTGAAGTCCTACCCGCAATTCATCAGGAAAAATGAGGGAAAAGGTGATAAGTCCAGGTTTTTCTATGATTGCTGCAACGCTGACATAAGCTTGTACGATACCGGTGAACATATTTTTTATAAAAGTTATGCGGTTTTGACTGGGGTTTCAAGTTCGTTCATTCGTTGTTTTTTCTCGTTTTCTTTCTCGTTCCCACGCTGGAGCGTGGGAATGCGTATGGCACCGCTCCAGCGGTGCAGTTAGCAGACACTAGAGCGTCAAGAAAGACGTTCCCACGCTGGAGCATGGGAACGAGAGAAGAGGTAACCAAATAATATTTGAAATACGCATTTCTAGTAGAAAGGTGGGTTTCGATACGCTCTACCCACCTTACTGTAAGTTACCAAGTATGATTTGCTTTAAAATCCTCTAACGCGGCTTTAAAACCTTTAGAGACTTCTTCAGTGTAATCACCTTTTTCATTGATTTTATTCAATAAGTCGGCATAATTAGCGCGCATGTAGCTGTGTAAAGCCTGTTCAAAATCAACTACTTTTTTCACATTAACATTATCTAAATAGCCCTCATTAGCAGCATACAGTGAAACGGCCATTTCTGCTACGGTTAAGGGTGAATATTGTTTTTGCTTCATTAACTCAGTCACCCGTTGACCACGTTCAATTTGTTTACGGGTTTTTTCGTCCAAGTCTGAAGCAAATTGCGCAAAAGCGGCCAATTCACGGTATTGCGCTAAATCTAATCGAATACCACCGCCGAGCTTTTTGATAATTTTGGTTTGTGCTGCACCACCCACCCGTGATACCGAAATACCAGGATTAATCGCGGGACGAATACCGGCATTAAATAGGTCAGTTTCTAAGAAAATTTGTCCGTCGGTAATGGAAATCACGTTAGTCGGAATAAAGGCAGATACGTCACCGGCTTGGGTTTCAATAATCGGTAAAGCGGTCAAGGAACCCGTTTTACCTTTGACTTCTCCATTGGTCAATTTTTCAACGTAGTTAGCATTCAAACGCGAGGCTCGTTCTAGCAAGCGGGAATGTAAATAGAAAACGTCACCGGGATAAGCTTCCCGTCCGGGTGGGCGTCGCAATAACAAGGATACTTGCCGATAAGCCCAGGCTTGTTTAGTCAAATCGTCATAGACAATCAAAGCATCTTCGCCCCGATCACGAAAGTATTCACCCATGGCACAGCCCGCATAAGGTGCAATAAATTGTAACGTTGCTGCATCAGAAGCATTGGCTGCCACAATAATGGTATGTTCCATGGCACCGTGTTCTTCTAATTTACGCACCACGTTGGCTACCGAAGAAGCTTTTTGCCCAATGGCCACATAGATACATTTGATACCGGTACCTTTTTGATTGATGATGGCATCAATCGCCACGGCAGTTTTACCGGTTTGACGGTCACCAATGATCAATTCACGTTGCCCGCGACCAATGGGTACCATCGCATCAATGGCTTTTAACCCCGTTTGTACTGGCTGACCCACTGATTGACGGGTAATCACGCCCGGAGCAATTCGTTCTAACGGGAGAGTTAGTTGAGTATTGAGTGGACCTTTACCATCAATGGGTTGACCTAATGGATTAACCACTCGACCTAATAATTCCGTTCCCACGGGAACTTCTAAAATGCGACCGGTACATTTTACTTTGTCGCCTTCCGTAATATGTTTATAAGGTCCCAATACGACACCACCCACAGAATCCCGTTCCAGGTTCAAAGCCATCCCAAAAGAGTCACCGGGAAATTCTAACATTTCGCCTTGCATGACCTCGGCTAAACCATGGATACGGACGATACCGTCAGTGATGCTAACGACCGAACCTTCACTGCGTGATTCAGTCGTTAAATCATAATTTTTAATTTTTTGTTTAATTAATTCACTGATTTCAGAGGGATTAAGTTGCATTTATTTCCTCTCATTTGAGCTAATGACGCAATTCGGCAGCTAATTTTTGCAAACGTCCCTTAATAGAGACATCCATGACTTGATCGCCAGCACGGACTAACCAACCCCCGAGTAGAGATTCATCTGTGGTGATATGAATATGAGCAGCTTTACCTAGACGCTGTTGTAATACCGTTTCGATAGCTTGTTGTTGCGGCATCGTCACCGGATAGGGCGTCATTATCTCTACTTCAAGATAATTTTGATATTGCGCTTTTAATGTTTCATATTGAATCGCTATTTGAGGTATAGCCAGTAAGCGGTGATTATCCACCAGAATTTTAACCAGATTTTTACCCGTTTCACTCAATTGTCCTTCACCAATCGCTAACCAGATCTGAGTTAAGGTATTCTTATCAACTTGTGGATTAGCAATCACCGACGCCATGAGCGGATCTTCAACAATGATTTTTAAAAAGTTTAACACCACCGACCAATCATCGAGGTGATTCTTTTCTTTGGCTAATTTAAAGATCGCTTCAGCATAGGGACGTGCAATTGTTGCTAATTCTGCCATATGTTATTGCCTATAGCTCTTTGATCATTTGGTCTAGAAAATTATGGTGAGCCGAAGCATCAATTTCACGTCCTAAGATTTTTTCGCTCATAAGCAGCGATAAACTGACAACTTGTTCACGCAAATGTTCTTTAGCTCGATTGGTTTCTTGCTCAATTTCAGCTTGCGCTAATTCGAGTTGGCGTTGTCCTTCTAGACGTGCTTGTTCCTTTGATTCTTCGATAATTTCATTCGCTCGTTTATTCGCAGCCGTAATAATCTCAGCGGCATCTTGTTTAGCTTCCCGTAAACGTTCCGCTGCACGTTGTTCCGATAACTCTAATTCATGTTTTCCCCGTTCTGCTGCTGCTAAGCCTTGTGCAATTCGCGTGCTACGAGTTGCCATCATTTGGGTTACGGGTCCCCATAAAAATTTCCAGACAAATCCCACTAATACCATAAAGGTCAAGATTTGTCCAAATAGTGTGACTGTAATACTCACTTTATCCCCCGTTTAGATAAGTTAACCTCCAAGGGCTTTAACAGCCGCCTGTGCGGCCCCGATAAAGGGGTTAGCGAAAATAAACCACATCGAGATACCTAACACGATCATCGGAAAAGCTTCCATTAAACCACCGGTGAATAACATTTGGGTCATCAGTTGTGGTCTCATTTCGGGTTGTCTAGCAATCCCTTCTAAGTATTTAGAACAGATCAGCGCCCACCCCAGGGCTGAGGCAAATGCTGCTGCTGCCAGAATAATCCCAACGATTAAAGCAGTCGAAGCATAAAGTTGCGTGATCATTTCAGGGGTCATTCACTCGTCTCCTTAACAGTAGTTGAGGTCAATGAAATAGTTAATGAATAAAATACCGGCTTATCTTCGCCTTTTTACTCCTCATAATTAAGAAGAAATGAATACCTCAATTATCTTTTGCTTTCCAAAGAAAACGTTTGATCTTCGGTTCTCATATCCTCCGTGGAGGAAAAAGGAAAATAAAATTAGCCTAACTTTAATTAATGTTCTTCGTCCACTTGATGTGCAATACTTAAGTAGACAATCGTTAATAACATAAAAATAAAAGCTTGTAACGTGATAATTAAAATATGAAAGATAGCCCAAGCACCTCCTGGTAACCATTGGATCCACCACGGTAATAAGGCAATTAAAATAAAAATCAGTTCTCCCGCGAACATATTACCAAATAACCGTAATCCCATGCTCACCGGTTTCGCTACTTCTTCAATCAGTGTCATCAGGAAGTTAATGGGCATAAGTAATATTTTAACAAAGAGATTATGCGCCGGAAATGGATGAAATAAATACATTTTAATGAAACCAACCGGGCCTTTAATTTTGATATTGTAAAAGATAATTAAGGCAAATACACTACCGGCAAATCCTAAAGTGGTGTCCAAATTAGTGGTGGGAACCACTTTCAAATAAGGAATTCCTAACCATTTAGCAATTAAAGGTAAGAGGTCAACTGGCAACAAATCCAGGGCATTCATTAAAAAAATCCACATAAACAAGGTCAATGCTAACGGGCCAATCAGGGGATTGTAACCGGCAAAAGCTTCTTTAACTTGGCGTTCCACAAATTCCAAGATAATTTCTAAAAAGTTCTGGAGACCTTTGGGATTATCCGGATCCAAATTGCTACCCACTTTTTTAGCCATCCCGATAATGATAGCCGCTAACAAAATACTAAAAAAGAGAACATCCAGATGAATAGTCCAAAAACCCTCACCAATAGACAAATTAGTTAAATGGTGTTGAATGTATTCAACGGCTCCAGTTCCATTGGCAGCAGAATGATGAGATTCAGTCACACTTGTTGCTCCATTCCAGCGATTAATATTACTCAACCTAACAATGTGTGGGCAAATTAAAACGCCCGTTAAATAAATAACCTAATTGTGCTACCGCTAAAGCGACTACAATAGGTATCGGCGGTAATTGAAGTCCGCCCATTCCCAATACTAAACAAACGAATGTGAAAATAAAGCGTTGTACAGCAGTAAGATAAAGTACCCTAACTTCTTGTCCAGGCGCGACTTTGGCCAATTTAATAGCGGATTGTATTCGGCGATTCATCATCCACACATTAAACATAACTATGCCACCACCATATAACGCGGCTTGTGCTGCTAATGCGCCTTGGTGAACATAAAACAACACCGCCATCCCAGCTACCAATAATGATTGGATAATCAACATTTGAGTAGCACCGGTATGGACTGTAATCGATTCTAAATGCGGTTCATCCTTCATCACCAATGCTCGATTGCAAAATAAACAGTTAAGGTAGCAGCTTGCTACTCACTGTTACCAGTTTTTTGGCAGAAAAAAGCATTTTCATCTTGGCAAGCTCCGTCCTTTAGGGCGGGGTAGTTGACTATACCAACTCACATTGAGCGTGCAGTATAATGACATGAACAATTAAGGTCAATCCATTATAAACCGAAAGAACCGGAATAATAAACTCAAAGTGAGTTATCCTATTTTGGCTCATTATCAATTAACTAAGCGGTTATTTTGGTATTATTTTACTATAATAAAACAGATTAAGTGGTAGGATATTCTGGTTATGGTGTTATAACTATCTGCTTTGATGGTTTAAAATAACTATAATTAGCCCTTTGGCAATTGGTGTAACAGGCTTTCTTTAGTATTTTGGATATCACCCTATAATCTTAAATAAGAGGTTACCCATGTCTCCAACGACAACCCGGTATGATCATTTTTTTACTCATTGTCATACTTTATTTGGTGTCATTGATGCCAAAGGCTATTTTTGCCAAGTAAATTATGCCTGGCAATCCTTATTAGGATATGATTTAGACGCTTTATCGGCTCATTTATATCTTGATTTGGTACACCCAGATGATCAAGCACAAACGACCGCTGTTCTTCAACAATTAACTAACATTTCTGAATCAATCACCGTAGTTAATCGGTTTCAACATCGTGATGGTAATTATCAGGAAATGGTATGGCAAATCACTCCCATTAATCAACAGACTGAATTTTGCATGGTTGCCATACCAACCGCTATTTTCAAGACTCATTTACTACCATCCCCCCCGGATTGGTCAACTATAGAAAATACTTCCTTACCAGGATTACTGGGAAAAAAGCAGCAGGAATTAACGTTACTGCAAACTGAACTACAAGACAGACAAGTCGCTTTAACCATCGCCCAGGAAGATCATGTCGAGTTAAGTGCTCAGTTGGAGACGGCTCAACAAAATTTAGTGTTATTACAAGCACAATTACAAGGAAAGCAAACGGCTTTACTCTCACTTCAGCAAGATAATGTTGCTTTAAATACTCATCTTGAAGAAGCACAACAACATCTGGCTACGCTGCAAATTGAATTAGAAGAAAAACAGGCTGATTTAAATTGGCTTGAAGAAGAAAATAATGTGTTACGCTCAGTTCTTATTAATATCAGAGAAGGGGTAGTGGTCCAGTATGCTGATAAACATTTACAAACTTTGAATGCTCAAGTTGAACAAATTTTAACTCATCCCCTCACCCCGACTGATTTTGAACAATTATGGTATATTAATAATATTGATCCAAATACCACTCGTCAGAATAAGCCCGATCAATTAGTTCAACTTAAAAAACCACAAGGCGGTTTATTAGAACTCTCCGTTTGTAATCAGGCTTTGTATCATCCAAACGACGTCCAACCTTACGCTAAAATCGTTATGTTTTATGATCCCAGTAGTCAATACTCAGCAGAATTGACTTTACGCCATTTAAAAGACGATTTTGACATCATTATGCAAAGTAAACGGGAGGGTGTTTTAGATTGGGATTTACAAAATAATCAAGTCACTTATTCAACCCGTTGGAAAACTATTTTCGGTTATACCCACGAAGATGTTTGCACCCATATTGATGCTTGGTATTCACGGATCCATCCCAGTGATCATTCTCAAGTGATGCGAGAGGTTAAAAATTGTTTAGAGAGTGTCAAAACTGTCTATGAAAAAGTACATCGAGTCCAACACAAAGATGGTTCCTATCGTTGGGTAACCAGTCAAGGGACTGCATTGCGTGATAGTAGTGGTCGCCCCTATCGCTTTATGGCCACATTTATTGATATTACCGAACGTAAACGTGCTGAAGAAACTTTAGAAGTCACCGAAAAATACGAACGGTTGTTTACCACACATCCTGATGCGATTTTATTAATCGAGAATAATGGTACTGTGGCGGAAATGAATCCGGCTGCCTTAAATTTATACGGTTATAACCGCAAAGAAGTGACCCGTTTAACTCAAGCTGACCTATTTGCGAGTGAGATTAATTTAGCTCACTTGACTGCTCACACCACTTATCCTGGTTATCATCGAAAACGGGATGGTTCACTGTTCTCAGCAGAAATAATGGTTAATGAATTACGCTGGCAAACCAAACGGCTGTTTATCGTTACGGTGCGTGATGTCACTACCGCTCAGCAGCAAACTGCCCAATTGATTGACAATGAAAGAAAATACCACCAACTCTTTGAAGCAGAGTCAGAAGCGGTTATCGTTTTTAATGCCCAAACCCAGCAGATTTTTGAAGTCAATCAAGCCGCTATTCAGTTATACGGTTATACTTACCCGGAATGGTTAGAACTCAATATCAGTACGCTATTTGATAAAGCTGACTCCACCGCAATAGGTACCACCCATCAAGAGTTACCCCAAAAATTTTCGGCATGGCATCGCAAAAAAGATAATACCCGGTTTCCAGTGACCATAGCTATCAGTCAATATACTTTTAAAAATCAGATCCTGGTCTGCGCCATGGTGCATGATATGACGCTTTACCAACCGGCTCAAGAGTTTGCTAATACCCTATTACAAACTTCGCCAGTATTTTTTATCGTCCTGTCACCCGCTGGCAAAATTATTTTTGTCAATGAAACTTTATTAAAAGCACTCAGTTATACCTTAGAAGAACTGCAAAATAAACCCTATCAAACGACTTTAGTTTTACCCACTGACCGACACCGATTCGAAGAAAATTTGGCTACTTTACTCAGTCATCCGGAAACGCGACTATTGATGGAAATAACGGTATTAGCCAAAAATCAATACTCGCTCCTGTTAGAATGCCATTGTCAAGCGGTTTTAGATACTCAACAACAAGTGACCTACATTTTAAATATCGGGATTGATATTCGCGAACGGAAAGAAGCACAACAACAATTACATCTCTATAAATCCATTGTAGAAACGTCTCAAGAAGCCATTTTTGTCAGTACACCCAATGCCCAATTAGTCTATATTAATCCCGCTCATGAAAAACTTTTTAAATTTCACGATTTTGTACCTAATAAATACAACTATCGTGATTATTGCACGCCAGCAACCTTAAGAACGATTGAGCACGAAATTGTACCGAAAATTGCCCAAGGACAAACTTGGGAAGGTATTTTGCCAGTGTTTGATTTCAAGGGGTGCCATTTTCCCATTTGGGGACGCTTTGATGCGATTCGTGATAATCAAGGTCGCTTCTTATTTGCTTTTGGTTTAATGCACGACGTGACCAAACAGCAAGAAATGGAAGCCAGTTTACGCTATGAGCGCGAGCAATATGAAACCATTTTTCATGCAGCACCCCTGTCAATCATTTATAAAGACAAAGAAAACCGGGTTATCAAAGCAAATCGTTATGTGGCACAAATTGCTAAATTTATGAAACCGTCTGAAATGGAAGGCAAATCAGTTTATGAATTGTTCCCACAATATGCGGAAGAATATTATCTGAATGATTTAGAAGTCATTAAAACCGGCAAGCCTAAGCTGGGTTTACGAGAAAAACATTCTGGGGGTTATTCTCAAGTGGATAAAATCCCCTATAGAGATGCCAATAGCAATATCGTTGGCGTCATTGTCTTTTCAGTCGATATCACTCGACGGTTGCGAACCGAACGCGCTTGGCGACAAAAACAACAAGCGTTACAAGAAAGTGAAGCCCAATTACGCTTGACTATTGAGCAACTTCCGATGATGATTTGGGCAGTCGATACGCAGTTGAATATTACCCTTTGGAATCGTCATTGTGAACGAGTAACCGGCTATACTGCTGATGAAATCATCAATAATCCGCAGGCTTGGCAATTACTTTACCCGGATACCCCCTATCGAGAACAAATTATCGGTCTTTGCCAACAACAATTAGAACATCACGGCGAATTTTGCCAGCTTGAATCGCACCTCACTTGCAAAAATGGCAAAGAAAGAACGATTACTTGGTCTATAATCAATATGGTTAGAATAGAAGGTTCTGCCTTATGGGGGGTCGGTCAAGAAATCTCCAAGCGTGAGGAACAAACTGTTAAATTATTACGCGAAAGTGAAGAACGGCTACAGTCAATAATACAAAATGTGCCCATTATGCTTAATGCCTATGATGAATCCGGAGCATTTCTGTTTTGGAATCAACAATGTGAGAAAGTCACCGGTTACTCTGCCCAAGAAATCGTTGGTAATTCTAATGCCTTGAAATGGTTATATCCTCAAACTGAATTGTATCAGCAGGTTCAGCAATTTTGCTTACAACCAATGTCTCTTTGGCAATATGAAACTGAAATTAACTGCAAGGACGGTAACCGTAAACAGATCATTTGGTCAAACATTTCTAAGCAATATCCGCTACCAGGTTGGTTTGGTTGGATGATAGGTGAAGATATTTCTGCATTCAAACAAATACAGGCTGACTTTGTTGAAAAAGATTCCTTATTATCGGCCATACTGGATAGCTTTCCAATGAGCATTGGCGTAACTGATAGACGGGGACGCTTTGTTTATCTTAATGAAGCCTATTGTAATTTACATGGTTATTCGGCTAAGGAATTGCTTAATAGTCCGTTAACGGTTGTTATTCCACCCGATAATCAAAATGTTGTGTTGCGTCAATATTTTAGCTTCCTTAATCAAACCGGAGAAAATACGTTTACTGAAACCTATACCGCCTTACATAAAAGAGGATTTCTAGTGGAAGCACATCGTGTGGTAGAACGGATTGAACAAGAAAACGGGCAAGTTTATGTCATTTGGTTAGTTAACCAAGTGGAAGAGTAAGCATTTTCTACTCATTACGATCGTGAAAATAAGTAGCGCGTAGCCTAATTCAAACCGGATAACCAAAATTGTAGGAGAGGTAGAGCGTAGCGAAACCCATCAGATTTCATTGTTCGGGTAATTCTATTCTTGTTTTTGCGTGAATCCTAATTTATTCAAAATCATAGGAATAATACACAGCGATACCCTTATTTTTAGCGTATTCTTCAACACCACTATTACTAATCATATGGGTTATTAATATTGGAAAACACTCTGGTATAACGCCTTCAAATCTTTGCAAACGTTTCCGAATAAACTCATCAATTTTCGGTTTCGATAACTGGCTTTTACTTTCGCCAATAATCGTTACTATCTTACCCTCTTGAAGTGCTTGTCCAATAATATTGACCTCCAGTTCCTTACCTTGGTTATCTTTAAGATAACCACGCTTGAGCCGTCCTTGTACAATCAAACCAAAATCGCGTTGTAATAACTGGGGTAAAACTTTATAAGCTTTATTTTCCAAGCTATAACCAACCGTGGTTGCCAAACCACCGACTTGTTTGCGCGTCTCTTTATGTTCCTTGATAAGTTCTATTAAACTTTGTTCAGTGCGTTGCTGGGCAACCGTCAATTCTTCCATCCGTTGCTCGGTGCGTTGCTGGGCAACCGTCAATTCTTCCATCCGTTGCTCAGTGTGTTGCTGGGCAATCGTCAGTCCTTTTTGCGCCTCGGCAATTTCTCGGACAATAGACTTTAATTCATTAAAATCTTTGCTTTTAACCAACTCATCGTAAGCTTCCACAAGGGTTTCAGCTAACAACTTGGCCTGTTTTGGTTCAAACGCTTGACTCAATTTGTGTTCAAAATACGTGGTGCTAGACATAAGTTATATTTTACCTTGTCTTCTAACAGCTTTTATTCCATCGGATAATAAAGATTTGAGTCAATACTTTATCTTTCTTAAAAAAATGGGAGAGAACACTTTATACTGAAACCGAATACTGAAACCGATAGCGAGACAACTAATTTTAATTCTGATAAGTTAGTAATTTTGTTTTTTTAGATCTCAATTTCTAATTAAGAATTACGGGTTACCCACTTTTTTTAACAAAAATTGGCCATTCTTTATTTTGATTACTTTTACAAGGTTGGTGGCTATAAATTCATCAACTGCCCTCTTTACCCCGTCTTGCCACCAATTACCTTTACCATAATAATCATCGCCTGTAATAAAACCACCGACTTTTATTTTAGGATAATATAACTCTAAATCTTTCTTGACGAACTCATACTGGTGGTTTCCGTCAATATAAATCCAATCGAAATAATTATCATCAAAGTTGTTACAGAGTTCATGTGAATACCCACGACAGATTTTTACTTGGCCATTGTTAATTTCCTGAGAGAATCTGTTAACAACTTGTTGATAAATATTATCTAAATTTGTTTGAGTTGTTTTCTTTCCGTAAATTGAATGATCAAAAATATCTTTTTGTTCACATATCCAAGGATCTATCAAATATAACTTGGTGGGGTTCACCATTTGCAAAATCTTTTTTGAAAAATTCCCTTCCCATACCCCTATCTCAGCACAGATTGAATTTTTTGGCATTTCTTTTAGTAGAAAAGCACGCCCTTTTGATAAAGACAACAGAGAAGAAGGGATTAACCGTGCTAGTGGCCACAAAACGCGCCAATTTTTAACTTGGTTTATCATTGATTTTCGCATTAGGTTATTCCTAGTGCGCTCAAACAAACCGTCATCAATGTGTGTGGCATTAAACCAAGAAACAAAATTACTAAAGCATTAACACTGAGCGCTACCCGCATATCCATTCCCGCTTCAATTAGTATCAAGTTTTCGGACTTGTCAAAATACATTAATTTAACGATGCGCAAGTAGTAAAACGCCCCAATAATAGCAAAAAACACGGCTGCCACCGCTAACCACACCAGTCCGGCTTGGACCACTTGAATTAAAACTGACCATTTAGCCCAAAAACCTAAGAGAGGGGGCATTCCCGCCATTGACAACATCAAAATGAGCATAATAAAGGCATACCACGAATTACGTTCATTCAACCCTTTAAAGTCCTCCAGTCGTTCCGCTTCAAAACCGCCTCTGCTCAGCAAAAGGATGACGCCAAACCCCCCTAAACTCATTAAAGTGTAGACCACAACGTAAAAGAGAGAAGCTGCATAACCGGCCGGAGTTGCTGTTAAAACGCCCAACATCAAGAAGCCTACATGTGAAATCGTTGAATACGCCAACATGCGTTTAATATTGGTTTGGGAAATAGCGACAATATTACCGATTGCCATTGATAAAATTGATAACAAGATCAGTATCTGTTGCCAATTAGTGTGTAGTTGTGGCATCCCATCTACTAATAATCGCATTAACATAGCAAAAGCGGCTAACTTGGGAGCGGTGCTAATGAATAAAGTGACTGCTGTCGGTGCGCCTTGATACACATCCGGTACCCACATATGAAAAGGCACCGCACCTAACTTAAAGGCTAACCCAACCACGACAAATACTAACCCAAATATCATGATAGTTTTCTGCTCAGATTCTTGAGTCAGTAGTTGGGCAAGTTTTGCTAAATCGAGCGTTCCCGTGATGCCATACAGTATAGAAATTCCATAAAGTAATAAACCAGAAGCTAAGGCACCCAGTACAAAGTATTTCATCGCGGCTTCAGTAGCTGCTGGTGAATCACGGTGCATCGCTACCATGGTATATAATGACAGTGACAGAAGTTCTAAACCTAAATAGATGGTCAACAAGCTATGGGCAGAGACGATTACCATCATCCCTAAAACGGCCAATAAACCTAAGACGAAATATTCGCCTTTGAACATATTATGATCACGTAAATAGCGCCGTGAATAAATAAATACCCAAAAAACCACGATGACAATCAAAAATTTAAGTAACCCGCTCAGGGGATCACTGACAAATAAGTTATTCATTGCCAGTATCTGTTGTTGCGGATAGTTAGCTAAAATAAGTAAGCCCGTACCCAGTAAAGTGCCTTGAGTTAATTGATAAGTCAAGTTTCGTAATTGCTCGGGTAGATAAGCATCTATAACCAAGATAAGACAAGCCATGGTAAGGAGTAAAATTTCTGGCAATAACCAAATCGTATTTAAATTTGCAACCATCATGTCTTTGTTTCCTTACATCGGCACTATTTTAGAATGAGAAAGATGTTCTAATAAATTCTGTACGGTGGCGTGCATCACTTCCAGTAATGGCTCTGGCCAAATACCAAAAAACAATACCGTTATGGCTAAAATACCGAGAATCAGGGTTTCACGTCCATTAATGTCAGTGAGAGCAGCAACGCCATCATTGGCAATGGCACCGTAGATGACTCGTTTAACCATCCATAAGGTATAAGCGGCACCGAAAATTAAAATCGTGGCGGCGGCAAAAGCAATCCAGAAGCTAGCTTTAAAGCTGCCTAAAATCACTAAAAA
Encoded here:
- a CDS encoding PAS domain S-box translates to MSPTTTRYDHFFTHCHTLFGVIDAKGYFCQVNYAWQSLLGYDLDALSAHLYLDLVHPDDQAQTTAVLQQLTNISESITVVNRFQHRDGNYQEMVWQITPINQQTEFCMVAIPTAIFKTHLLPSPPDWSTIENTSLPGLLGKKQQELTLLQTELQDRQVALTIAQEDHVELSAQLETAQQNLVLLQAQLQGKQTALLSLQQDNVALNTHLEEAQQHLATLQIELEEKQADLNWLEEENNVLRSVLINIREGVVVQYADKHLQTLNAQVEQILTHPLTPTDFEQLWYINNIDPNTTRQNKPDQLVQLKKPQGGLLELSVCNQALYHPNDVQPYAKIVMFYDPSSQYSAELTLRHLKDDFDIIMQSKREGVLDWDLQNNQVTYSTRWKTIFGYTHEDVCTHIDAWYSRIHPSDHSQVMREVKNCLESVKTVYEKVHRVQHKDGSYRWVTSQGTALRDSSGRPYRFMATFIDITERKRAEETLEVTEKYERLFTTHPDAILLIENNGTVAEMNPAALNLYGYNRKEVTRLTQADLFASEINLAHLTAHTTYPGYHRKRDGSLFSAEIMVNELRWQTKRLFIVTVRDVTTAQQQTAQLIDNERKYHQLFEAESEAVIVFNAQTQQIFEVNQAAIQLYGYTYPEWLELNISTLFDKADSTAIGTTHQELPQKFSAWHRKKDNTRFPVTIAISQYTFKNQILVCAMVHDMTLYQPAQEFANTLLQTSPVFFIVLSPAGKIIFVNETLLKALSYTLEELQNKPYQTTLVLPTDRHRFEENLATLLSHPETRLLMEITVLAKNQYSLLLECHCQAVLDTQQQVTYILNIGIDIRERKEAQQQLHLYKSIVETSQEAIFVSTPNAQLVYINPAHEKLFKFHDFVPNKYNYRDYCTPATLRTIEHEIVPKIAQGQTWEGILPVFDFKGCHFPIWGRFDAIRDNQGRFLFAFGLMHDVTKQQEMEASLRYEREQYETIFHAAPLSIIYKDKENRVIKANRYVAQIAKFMKPSEMEGKSVYELFPQYAEEYYLNDLEVIKTGKPKLGLREKHSGGYSQVDKIPYRDANSNIVGVIVFSVDITRRLRTERAWRQKQQALQESEAQLRLTIEQLPMMIWAVDTQLNITLWNRHCERVTGYTADEIINNPQAWQLLYPDTPYREQIIGLCQQQLEHHGEFCQLESHLTCKNGKERTITWSIINMVRIEGSALWGVGQEISKREEQTVKLLRESEERLQSIIQNVPIMLNAYDESGAFLFWNQQCEKVTGYSAQEIVGNSNALKWLYPQTELYQQVQQFCLQPMSLWQYETEINCKDGNRKQIIWSNISKQYPLPGWFGWMIGEDISAFKQIQADFVEKDSLLSAILDSFPMSIGVTDRRGRFVYLNEAYCNLHGYSAKELLNSPLTVVIPPDNQNVVLRQYFSFLNQTGENTFTETYTALHKRGFLVEAHRVVERIEQENGQVYVIWLVNQVEE
- a CDS encoding NADH dehydrogenase I, N subunit encodes the protein MMVANLNTIWLLPEILLLTMACLILVIDAYLPEQLRNLTYQLTQGTLLGTGLLILANYPQQQILAMNNLFVSDPLSGLLKFLIVIVVFWVFIYSRRYLRDHNMFKGEYFVLGLLAVLGMMVIVSAHSLLTIYLGLELLSLSLYTMVAMHRDSPAATEAAMKYFVLGALASGLLLYGISILYGITGTLDLAKLAQLLTQESEQKTIMIFGLVFVVVGLAFKLGAVPFHMWVPDVYQGAPTAVTLFISTAPKLAAFAMLMRLLVDGMPQLHTNWQQILILLSILSMAIGNIVAISQTNIKRMLAYSTISHVGFLMLGVLTATPAGYAASLFYVVVYTLMSLGGFGVILLLSRGGFEAERLEDFKGLNERNSWYAFIMLILMLSMAGMPPLLGFWAKWSVLIQVVQAGLVWLAVAAVFFAIIGAFYYLRIVKLMYFDKSENLILIEAGMDMRVALSVNALVILFLGLMPHTLMTVCLSALGIT